In Fibrobacter sp. UWB2, one DNA window encodes the following:
- a CDS encoding fibrobacter succinogenes major paralogous domain-containing protein, translated as MKYLKHLRLWSRVVAVGSLALLAACGGVSDSSKVTEPADVTNGNLTDSRDGKTYKTVTIGSQTWMAENLNYADSANTPSLKGKSWCYNDSVANCEAAGRLYTWAAAIDSVKLANDASNSLDCGFGKTCGLSGKVQGICPSGWHLPSPAEWKTLFAAVGGQDNAGKVLKSQSGWDENGNGTDAYGFSARPVGYREGDGYFYDGGKYAYFWCATEFTSGYANNMYLRYYYGDGYLYDFSKNNAFPVRCLKD; from the coding sequence ATGAAATACCTGAAACATTTGCGACTTTGGAGCCGCGTAGTGGCTGTAGGATCCCTGGCACTCCTTGCTGCTTGCGGTGGCGTCAGCGATTCTAGTAAGGTCACTGAACCTGCCGATGTGACTAACGGAAATCTTACCGACAGCCGCGATGGTAAAACGTACAAGACCGTGACAATCGGTTCCCAGACCTGGATGGCCGAAAACCTTAACTACGCCGACAGTGCCAATACCCCGAGCCTCAAGGGGAAGAGCTGGTGCTACAATGATTCGGTCGCAAATTGCGAAGCGGCAGGTCGCCTTTACACCTGGGCGGCAGCCATCGACTCGGTGAAACTTGCAAACGATGCCTCGAATTCGTTGGACTGCGGTTTTGGCAAAACCTGCGGTCTTTCTGGCAAGGTGCAGGGGATTTGTCCTAGCGGTTGGCACCTGCCTAGTCCGGCAGAATGGAAAACGTTGTTCGCGGCAGTGGGTGGCCAGGACAATGCGGGCAAGGTTCTTAAGTCCCAGAGTGGTTGGGACGAAAATGGAAACGGTACGGATGCTTACGGCTTTTCTGCACGGCCCGTTGGCTACAGGGAAGGGGATGGCTATTTCTACGATGGTGGCAAATACGCGTACTTTTGGTGTGCTACGGAGTTCACTAGCGGCTATGCCAACAACATGTACCTGCGCTACTACTATGGAGACGGGTATCTGTACGACTTCAGCAAGAACAATGCCTTCCCGGTTCGTTGCCTAAAGGACTAA
- a CDS encoding YihY/virulence factor BrkB family protein translates to MFDHIAARSPTFVKIMVVTGKSFLYYHGMTRAASLTYTTLVAVVPLLIMLTSITLAVGFGNFISDYLPIVIDMLNLDWPTEQIMDIVENAEHIPIKKLGFIGAGGLFVTFILAFGSLETNFNVVWENKTSRTLIRQIKIYTPFLLIGAAVVGMFAGFVNHVQNVLKVIIVDGFHFSPEVIKALITVFWYSAFHIAALLVIFIMLYALPARPAGHKPYTRRKLFLASMLSTLLSWLAINIYVKILMLIQTAMVTRMSIFYGSLAFIPLFLFLLFGVWSIILCGNSLVWTICHWPAVSTKNWRWEGNTDGL, encoded by the coding sequence TTGTTCGATCATATCGCAGCCCGTTCTCCGACGTTCGTCAAAATTATGGTTGTCACCGGAAAGTCGTTCCTGTACTATCACGGAATGACCCGTGCCGCATCTTTGACCTACACGACGCTCGTGGCAGTCGTTCCACTCCTCATCATGCTCACTTCCATCACGCTCGCCGTCGGGTTCGGTAACTTCATTTCGGACTACCTCCCCATCGTGATTGACATGCTCAATTTGGACTGGCCGACCGAGCAAATCATGGACATTGTCGAAAACGCCGAACACATTCCCATCAAAAAACTCGGATTTATCGGTGCAGGCGGTCTTTTTGTCACATTTATCCTCGCGTTCGGAAGCCTCGAAACGAACTTCAACGTCGTCTGGGAAAACAAGACTTCCAGAACTTTGATTCGCCAGATTAAGATTTACACGCCGTTCCTCCTCATCGGAGCAGCCGTGGTCGGCATGTTCGCAGGATTCGTGAACCACGTGCAGAACGTGCTCAAGGTCATCATCGTTGACGGATTCCACTTTTCGCCCGAAGTCATCAAGGCGCTCATCACCGTATTCTGGTACTCGGCCTTCCACATCGCGGCCCTTCTCGTGATTTTCATCATGCTTTACGCGCTCCCGGCTCGCCCGGCAGGCCACAAGCCCTACACCCGCCGTAAGCTGTTCTTGGCGTCGATGCTCTCGACTTTGCTTTCTTGGCTTGCCATCAACATCTACGTGAAGATTTTGATGCTCATCCAGACCGCTATGGTCACGCGTATGTCCATTTTCTATGGATCGCTAGCTTTTATTCCACTATTCCTCTTCTTGCTCTTTGGCGTCTGGTCCATCATTTTGTGCGGCAACAGTCTCGTGTGGACGATTTGCCACTGGCCCGCAGTCAGCACAAAGAACTGGAGATGGGAAGGAAACACGGACGGACTATGA